The following nucleotide sequence is from Corylus avellana chromosome ca7, CavTom2PMs-1.0.
aattaaattgaaaggaAATGGTTAACTTAATTAGTATATAATAACTTTTGAATTAAGGTGACGTCCCAATAAATTTTATCaacacatatgtatatatatctaattaacttgaaaatttcCCTAAGCTAGTAAGTGGTGTCAAAACCTAATAGTAGAATGTGACAAGGTGGATGATGGTGATTCCCTATTACAGTGGAATTAAGCAGACGGTGCCTCAAAGGTTGAAGCTTGATGATAAAAGCATTCTCTTCACGTACACATTTTCATCTGTAAAGATGCAAAGTGCAGCTACAAATGATGTGATTCTAAAAATAGCCAAGTGACTAGACATGAGAcgtgattttctttttagaatGGCAGAAACTCATGATCAGGAGGTCTATCGTGGAGCACTAATGTCCACTGATTAATTATTACAAGATACCCGGGTCAAtttcgattatatatatatattgcttaatTACTAATTGGGTGGGAAACCGAGAGCTTTTAGGAATTATGATCTCATGAGTAGAGCTATTGATGAAGGCTAGGCTAGCTATGAGGAGAAGATGAAATTCTttatagaagaaagaaatttttgagTTTGTACGTGGAACTTCTTAAAGGCAAAAAGGCATTGAAGATCAACGAATGAAAGTTTAAGCTGAAGATAGTGAAAAGCTAGCAAAGGACAAAGCTTGATGTGTGGCAAAGAGATCGATTCAATCAAAGAAAAGGGATTGCTATACTGATATGTTTTTTCTACAGTTGTAAAAATTATAAGCTCCTTGGATCTCGAGCTTGAGCTAGCTTTGTGCCACAGATCCCAAGGAATTGAGTTTGGAAAATGCTCCTCCCGGCCGGGAATTACCATGATCTAGACCACACTGGATTAGAGATCATCTAATGAGCCTTTTGCATTGCGTCTGATGACTATTAAGTATGTTAATGATATATAAGAAATCTTAATGTTCTACTTGAATTTCGAAAATGCACTATATATTAAGTACATTGGGAGTTATCTTTTCTTGGCAGATGCAAACAAGTGAGAGAGTAGGGTTTTGTAATGAAAAATTGAGATTTTCTCTAGGAGGCAAAGTCTTAAGTGTTGTGAGACCATGAACACAAGCTTGTAGGAGATCTCATAGTGGTACTAATTTTGCTAGGTTTGTGGTATTTTGATGTGAGATCAATTATATTTGTTCCTAGAGAGGTGATAGTCTTATGTTAATTACCTAATTCACTATGAACTCATGTTTCGAGCATAAAGTTGAGTGTTATAATCTCTATTTCATTAATTACAATGGATTGATCAAATTCATTCtatgatttttctttcataCGCAAGGGTTTTTCACCTCTGAACcataaaataaagattaattCCTTACCAGCATTAATGAAAACCTATCCAGCTTCCTAAGAATAAGGTCTTGCTCTCTCCTAGTCGATCAAGTAAAAAACATACCCACTGATTGAAGATCAAAAAGCCAGAAAGGTGTCTTAAAGACAACCTTGGATGGAACTTTATTTCATGCATACACAATTGTCTTTAATGTTTGGTTCCATAAGGATAATGGTATATTAGAATTACTAATCATACTTATCATTTATCCATTTTCTATGTACCTACTATAGTACTATTTGCCATTATCATATCTTacgatattgatttttttgccTTATAGGTTCTACAAGCATTTAACGCCTCAACCTTATCATTCaaaagatagagatacatataTCTGCTTGTATGTTCATCAttgaaagagataaaatatatttgaccATTTAATTAGGTAGGCAGTAAAGAAAGGTTAACATATACAGTGTTTCTAATATCAAGAATTTCAGAGCTCTTTTTGAcacattttgtaattttgttgttcTGATTCAtgttaatgctatatatatatatatataagattcaaaattttcatttactaACTTTTTGATTTCATGGATCGAAGACTTGACTTTATGGTGTATGTTTACTTTTAGTGTTAATTGCCTTGGATCTAAGGGTTAGAAGTGATTGGCACAACCAAGTATGGATGGTGGTCGCACCATACAACATCGCTAATTGGGTGGATCACTTGAGGTCAAACTCGGTTGGACAACTAATAAGTGTCTGCCATTATATCTCATTGGGGCACCAGTATGTATCACAGGATGCCAAACTGAAAATTTGGTGGGCGTAACTAATCTTATAAAACCGGTTTTAATAAGAGAAGGTTGACAATTCCTTATAAAAATGCTCAAGATCTTATCCATAGGCAATGTGAaattattccttaaaaaaaaaaaaaaaaaaaaaaaaaggaggaaattaATGGTTTCAATATTAATTATGATcagtcatgtatatatatacatatatgacgTCACTCATTGTATATAATGGGCCATGGCTCTCATCAATCATCACAACcttctttttaatctttcaatgagaaaaaaaataagagtttacctgtcaaagaaaagaaaaacaaaaatagaaagcgatcgagaaaaagagagatggcCAGACAGACCTAAGTGTGAGGGTGACGATACACGGCCAGCGAGGGTCGTAATCCGATAGCATGGAAGGGTACGTAAGGCATTTGGTATCCTGCAGTTGGTGGCATGGCCTAGAATCCCGCTATTTTGTTGGGTTTCAGTTTTCGTCCCACATATTAACTGAAAAtcaaataagattttttttttttccctattgtAGCCACGAAAATTCGTGAAGGAGCAAAAATAATGGACCTATCAATCATCCTCAACATTTAACATACTCCTCTATATATTTTGGATTCATTTCTAATTTGTTTGCTGGTTGATGATGATGTGACCAGGTCAATAgccccctttttattttcttccatgTGGTCAGTAGGGTTTAGCGTTTATGCACCAAATACATAAAACGACGCGTCTCCTCAAAATTCCATCGTCCCATTATTATCCTTGGACGAACCCTCCATGCTTGTATGATGTCAAATTAAACTCAaccattttccctttttttttttttttaaaaaaaaaaaattaattaatttgaagctgTGACGACAGATTTAGGCAAAAAGTAGGTAAGAATGGGAaatcaaaatatgattttgtcTCTAacggtaaaaaaaatttgtgtcacCCTGAGGTAAAGCgcattaattaatgtaaaaaattcttttcaaagtcttagaaaagaaaaaagggtaaagaacaaaaaacaaagtgcTGTCGACTAATTAATCAGAGCCCGGATTTAATTACATGCAGCAATAATAAGTGTGAACTTGTTttgtttgttgagaaaattaaatAGCATAGTTCTTAATTTGACTCTTCCATACTCATGCCATGACAATTACGTTTGAATACTTCATCTTCAACTTTTGCGAAAAAGTATCTTGCAATTTGCAAAGAGAATATAAGTCGTTGTACTAGATGAATATATCAGATAAAACtagatattttatttatgttcataattgagaaaaaataatagagATTTTGCaggtttttctatatatatatatataaagaaaaatgttagctGATGTAGCTATTCATGAGTTTGAAAATTCTGATTAATTTAGACCCAGtacttgttaattaattaatcacacAATTAATCCGATCAGTAATAAATTGAGCAAATATTCATGCACCACATGTacataaaattaccaaaatcaaaaataatatagagattttggtaacaaaataaaaacctaaaagaGTTATCAAATTAACCACACTGATgcaaaaaaaatgcacaagTACTTGTCCCACCATATATTTCTTAAACATCAGCCTCAAGCACGGGTAAAccttattataattaaaatttatatggTACAATTAACATCACTCTTAAAAACCACCACTTGAGAAagtttatttctattttaatttagtgCTCGAAAGTTTGATTTAGCTCTGTGTTGAATTATTACTTATCACTGATAAGAATGAttagatttaatcatttaatttaatattctaatagtatgtactcttttcttttttttctttttttttttctttttttttaacaagtgaAGTCCAATAcattgaatattttaattgaaattgggtAACTATGAAGTCAATGTTTGAACTTAACTTTTGCTATGTTATTAGTTATAGTACTGTTAAATCGCAAATtgtctcaaaaacttaagctataTAGTAAAGGGGAGGGAGGCCGTGGAGTTAATCGCCTTTCGTACAACcaaagagagagggaaaaaaaataaggaaagaaaacTTTACTTATCGGATCCCCTCCAAGCATCACATATTTTGCAATATGTTACCACCAAATTATCAAAAGTTACAACGTGGGTGCTTCAGCTTGTAAGTCCCATTTAATTTTCCCCTACCATTACCATTAATTAAGTTTTGCGTCAACATATATAAATGGTTGATAGGTGAAATATCTTTGACATATACCACTGCAAAATTTACGCAAAtacaaatttatccttaattaaaaaactaaacaagACCCACATGGTGGCCGTGGTGGGTCAGTCCACATATATTTTTcacttaaattttgtttttttttttgttttttaaaaaaagttattttagtATCTTcggttaggatttaacaaaaaaattctaaaagaaaggaggaaaaaaattaaaagtggcTAAGAAATGAAATACCAACTTTACaacttttgataattaatttggCAATTACCAAAACCGTGATACTTTGAGAGTTGGGTTGTAAGTgatcaagtttttatttttttattgagaaaagGGTAAAAGTGGAAGAAGCAGCATGTAGCGATACGGGAAGCATTTTTcatatctattttcttttcagtttcGTCGACGAATTGTTAGGTGCAACATTTCCTTGCGCCACCAACGAGTCGACTCGGTGAATTTGCATCGACCTGTCATTTTGCTTTATTGTTTCCCCTCCGACGAGGCAAATATGCAAAGCTTTgcgtttctctttgattctctTTTGACTTCGTTAAAGCAGgacaacctctctctctctctctctcagtatTTGAAAGTCATGCATGTTTGCGGAGCCCATGTTCTGCATTTTTTAGTCGTAGTGCAGGATGGACCAGCCGAGCCACGGGGTCGCTCAAGCAAAACCGACAAACCACGTGACCAAAAAGATAATCGATAATTAAGCACAAGACCACCTTGATGATATTTGAGGATcgataaagaaaagaaaaaacaggcATGATTATGATTGCAGTTAGAAAAGAGAATCGAAACCACCCAGAGAATGTCCAGGCTTCTAGACGGAAATTTGATTAATGGTAGACATAGTGATTAACCGAAGATAATGATTGACAGTGCCACCCCATCTAAAACCCCTTCACCTTTATTTATCATGTGGTACTACTAGTAATATTATCACAAATAACTGCCTCTAATAATAAGCCTCTGACTTCAACATCGaactatattataatatatatatatatatacacatagagatatatatatatatatatatatatatatatatatatatatatataagagagagagagagagagagagagagagagagaggaggttATTCTGTTATACCGGAGCATTCGGCACGTGGCATAGTTGGTCGGACGATGATTGAGCGAAACTCCAGAGGTCGATTTCGGTGTTGTAGTCCTGACGGGTGGGATGGTAGGATCCGTTTGAAGATGAAATTGATGAAGATGATCGAAGGGTGGGAAATTGgagttgatgatgatgatcagtAGGGCCATAAGGCATGGTGGGGTCACTAAAGCCTGTTTGGCCATTCAGCTGAGAAGCTACAAGCCTGTCAAGGGCAGCCCAGTTGGTGAGGGcagctgatgatgatgatgactcCATTTGATAACCGGCTAAGCCTTCATTTTCTGTAATCATATGATGATCTGGATTAATGGGTTGATAATAATTTTGGCAGCTGGTGGAGCTTGGGCTCTCTAGGCTTGGAAGCTTCATGAATGTCTCATGGTACCCATTTTTCACGCCGGTGTCTATCTGTCGGAGAAATCTTCCGCTCCTTTTCCCCTCCTTCTCTTCCTTGCTACCGTTTCCCATGTATTCTAGTATTTGCTCCAAGGCTGCTCCCCCATTACATGAATCAAACATCTGGCTTCTGGTTTCTCCAGTGCTCACAGGGCTGTCTAGGGTTTTGTGgtaatttttcttcttgaatATGCGGCACACCACCCACCCCTCTTCCTGACTTGCCTCTCCCATACCATTGGAGATCTTAAATACAATATTTACCATTACTTTTGTTCAGTTTCATGACAGttaattatttcaaaacaaaattaaaaaaaacaaacaaacaattttggCTTACAATATTGGTGTCAGTACTGATGTTGTCGTCAAGCCTATATTCGTGCATGATCCAATCGGATTTTAGCCCATGGGGTGCTCGGCCTTTGTAGAACACTAGAGTCTTCCTCATTCCGATCCGCCTGCAATTGCTATGTATCACTTTATCACGGCCGGTGGCTTTCCAGAATCCGGCGGCGGTTGCACGATTGGTGCGAGTCCCGGTGGGATACTTCTTGTCTTTGTGGCTAAAGAAGTACCAATCGTTTTGAGGGGTGGTGCCTATTTTACACACCTCTGCAAGAATTAGACCAAGAAAAAGATTGAATATGGTCCTGACAAAATGACATGTACAAATTAATTAGAGGGCATTAATGGAGAAGTGATCATGATGAGGCCTAATTACCTTGTATATCCCAGGGCTCGAGCTTATTGAGATCAACATCACGAATAACATCTAGGTCAATCTTCTCATACGAAACCTTCTTCCTTAAATAGTATTGCAGGAGCTCCTCTTCCGTTGGATGAAATCGGAACCCAGGAGGGACTTGGGATTGTCCATTTACTGATATACTCATATTTTCTGGCATTCGGATGATGAAAATTAAAGGGTTCAGGCTAGCTAGCTGCAGACACAAAGATAGAATTCGCTAAGGTacacaagatatatatatatatatatctagagGAATTAGAAAGGATTAATAAGTTGCTGTACCCAAATGAGTATGTATAGAGgactatatatatgtgtgtttaggACATAAAGGGCCAAAGATACATAATAAATTGAAGCTTTGTTCTCATGAGGCACACattggcatatttctttttctttttttcttttttttttttacaaaaaagtGGGGTTCGTTTTACTATGCTACGAGAGTAGCCACCTACCAACAAAGATGGAGAAAGGGTACTGTTTTTGGCTGATTGTTTGGGGTCCATGTACGTGGTTAATTAGAAATTAGAATAGTgggtaaattatattttacaataatCGATCTCAAAATCAACAAATTAAAGAGGGTAAATAATAATATCTTCTATTCATttttgagtaattctatataGAAGTAAAATTATTTCTctttacaataatatatatatatatatatatatatatatatatatatatatggagggtCCATGCACAAAAAGTGTTGTGGGCAACTAAGAGTGTGAGGGTGCACACCAACATCCATAACTACGACCCCCGACCTTAAAATCTCCTTAGAAAAGCACCTCTTAAACAACCCTGGGCCACTTTCAGTGTCTCTCTGCAACCACCACCGCAACAATAAAAAGATGATGGGGTAGGGATTGCGCTTTCATAGCCCGTTAGATGAGAAGAAAAATACGTGATGGATGGGAACAAGTGAGATTGACATTACGCTCCGGTATGCCGTCCGTGGgtttttgttctgttttcttTATCTCAACCTTTGttctttgttctttgttttggttgaaaaaagaAGATCCTCTGTTGTGTTATGGCCATGTGGCAATTCATATATATGGGATTGCTACACTCATTATATGCTCGTCTCGCTCAACACCGTTTCTAATATTACTTCATAACCTgcaccatttttatttttattttgtactttAGCTCACTTAAATTATATGACACGTTATTGAGTAGCAATCAGTTTAAGTCCTACCACATTAGCACAAAAGGACCACCCACTATAAGATAACTCAATTTTGGATGTGAATCTGCCTATCATTAATCTTATCTCATTTATTACAAGATAGTTACAAGTAATCCAAATACAAGTAAGAGATAGCTAGTTACAAGTGTTCAAATACAAATGAGATCTTGTTAAGATATCCTACCCCATACATTAATTCTCTTTGGCCCGTTTATTTGAAATGTATTTTGTTATCCTCGAAAGTCCAATACGCCCCCTCAAACACGATGGTGACGAACTGATGTTGAGATTTGACTtcaaaaatgagaaatgttgAAAACAAGGTGTTTATTTAGTCAATCTCTATATGCT
It contains:
- the LOC132188622 gene encoding NAC domain-containing protein 43-like, producing the protein MPENMSISVNGQSQVPPGFRFHPTEEELLQYYLRKKVSYEKIDLDVIRDVDLNKLEPWDIQEVCKIGTTPQNDWYFFSHKDKKYPTGTRTNRATAAGFWKATGRDKVIHSNCRRIGMRKTLVFYKGRAPHGLKSDWIMHEYRLDDNISTDTNIISNGMGEASQEEGWVVCRIFKKKNYHKTLDSPVSTGETRSQMFDSCNGGAALEQILEYMGNGSKEEKEGKRSGRFLRQIDTGVKNGYHETFMKLPSLESPSSTSCQNYYQPINPDHHMITENEGLAGYQMESSSSSAALTNWAALDRLVASQLNGQTGFSDPTMPYGPTDHHHQLQFPTLRSSSSISSSNGSYHPTRQDYNTEIDLWSFAQSSSDQLCHVPNAPV